In a single window of the Campylobacter fetus subsp. testudinum 03-427 genome:
- a CDS encoding toxin-antitoxin system, antitoxin component (Pfam match to PF01402.17 RHH_1) gives MQVSFRLDDDLADRLDNLAKETKRSKSFYFKEAISNLLDDFDDYKDAIKSIKDSENQRTYTIDDMAKKYGILL, from the coding sequence ATGCAAGTTTCATTTAGATTAGATGATGATTTAGCAGATAGATTGGATAACCTTGCTAAGGAGACTAAAAGAAGCAAATCATTCTATTTCAAAGAAGCTATATCGAATTTGCTTGATGATTTTGATGATTACAAAGATGCTATTAAATCGATAAAAGATAGTGAAAACCAGAGGACTTACACTATAGATGATATGGCTAAAAAATATGGAATTTTGCTTTGA
- a CDS encoding toxin-antitoxin system, toxin component, RelE/ParE family (Pfam match to PF05016.10 ParE_toxin) gives MKVLFNKSASKEFSKLDGSIKTVILKKLKVIESLENPRCEGKALVGNMLGLWRYRIGDYRVIAQIQDDKLVILVVKISHRKDVYE, from the coding sequence TTGAAAGTTTTATTCAACAAAAGCGCAAGTAAGGAATTTTCGAAGCTTGATGGTAGCATTAAAACCGTGATTTTAAAAAAATTAAAAGTCATTGAGAGCTTGGAAAATCCACGTTGTGAAGGCAAAGCGCTAGTTGGAAATATGCTTGGTTTATGGAGATATAGAATCGGGGATTACCGTGTTATAGCTCAAATTCAAGACGATAAACTTGTAATTCTTGTAGTAAAAATTTCTCATAGAAAAGATGTTTATGAGTGA
- a CDS encoding surface array protein produces MKYKLFIFASLFILFFTFTSYVIVYLYLFDLRSNGVFSFKNFLLETTTNYNRIIIDSGSNSVHAIDSTMLEKAFGKLTINISDNAGYPLQDKLARLKKFTHKGDIVLLPLEYYYYMDENPPPKIYFDNIFGSLHFYFDSLNLAHKIQFILNSPPSSLLKAIFTKSQKFDDSIRFTNEFLNGKRGDYEFVQKSKPVKELEYMSCEEYIFGSEMSISPDKLSSKFKKNIKFIKQIENENGVKFVFTYPAVAGNECYNGKLKDNFLIFNRALRKFIDENGLAFVGSPYAFPYIQIDNSYYHILPQAKQIHTQNLINYIKNSPYKDIFLR; encoded by the coding sequence ATGAAATATAAATTATTTATATTCGCATCTCTATTTATTCTATTTTTTACATTTACTAGTTACGTGATTGTGTATTTATATCTATTTGATTTACGTTCCAATGGTGTATTTTCTTTTAAAAATTTTTTACTAGAAACAACCACAAATTATAATCGTATTATTATAGATAGCGGTTCAAATTCAGTTCATGCTATAGATTCGACTATGCTTGAAAAAGCTTTTGGAAAATTGACTATAAACATCTCAGATAATGCAGGATATCCTTTACAAGACAAATTAGCCAGACTTAAAAAATTTACTCATAAGGGAGATATAGTTTTGCTTCCGCTTGAGTATTATTATTATATGGATGAAAATCCACCTCCAAAAATATATTTTGATAATATATTTGGATCTTTGCATTTTTATTTTGATAGTCTAAATTTGGCTCATAAAATTCAATTTATTTTAAACTCTCCTCCTAGTAGTCTTTTAAAAGCTATCTTTACCAAAAGTCAAAAATTTGATGACTCGATACGCTTCACAAATGAATTTTTAAATGGCAAAAGAGGTGACTACGAGTTTGTACAAAAAAGCAAACCAGTAAAAGAACTAGAATATATGAGCTGTGAAGAGTATATATTTGGTTCAGAAATGAGTATTAGTCCAGATAAATTAAGCAGTAAATTCAAAAAAAATATAAAATTTATCAAACAGATTGAAAATGAAAATGGAGTAAAATTTGTATTTACATATCCTGCTGTAGCGGGAAACGAATGTTATAATGGCAAACTCAAAGATAATTTTCTTATTTTTAACAGAGCTCTTAGAAAATTTATAGATGAAAATGGTTTGGCATTTGTGGGATCGCCTTACGCTTTTCCATACATTCAGATAGATAATAGTTACTATCACATACTTCCTCAAGCCAAGCAAATACACACTCAAAATTTAATAAACTATATCAAAAACTCACCATATAAAGATATATTTTTGAGATAA